Below is a window of Deltaproteobacteria bacterium DNA.
TTGCCCAGGATGTTCTCGTTAAGCCGGTAACGGTCAAGGTGGGCGACACGGCCCCTGCGGATACCGTAAGCCACGCCCGTTACCCGGTCAGCCCGAACCGGAAAACCCCCCTTCTCCTGGAGCTTCTGCGCCATTCGGACATGGGCTCGGTTCTGGTGTTCACCCGCACCAAGCATCGCGCCAAGCGCCTTGGTGAAGCCCTGGCAAGGGCAGGGCACAGGTCCACCTCCATTCAGGGGAATCTTTCCCAGTCCCAGCGCCAGGTTGCAATGGACGGCTTCCGTTCGGGCAGGTACCGCATTCTGGTGGCCACCGACATCGCGGCCAGGGGCATAGACGTGAACGGCATAAGCCACGTCATCAATTACGACATCCCGGCCACCCCGGAAGCCTACATACACCGCATAGGCCGCACCGGCAGGGCAACCTGCACCGGCGACGCCTTCACCCTGGTCACCTCCGAGGACGCCTCGATGGTGAGGGCCATTTCAAAGATTCTGGACTACCAGATAGAGCGCCGCACCCTGCCCGGTTTCGACTACAAGGCCTCCGTGCGTGATGACGACGTGCCGCCCATCCCGCAGGCGCGCAAGCCCTACAGCCCCTCGTCCCGGAAACCCGCTTTTGCGGCGTCCGAACGCGCGTTCCAGCCAAGGGCCGAGCACGTGTTCCAGCAGAAGTCGGAGCGCCCGTCCCAGCCGAGGGCGGAGAACGCTTTCCAACCCAGGGCCGAGCGTCCTTCCCAGCAGAATCGCTTCTCAGCCGGAGAGCCGGGACGCCGGAAACCCGTTCGCCAGCATGCGGGGCGGGACTTCATGCAGAAATATTGATGGCTTGACGGCACTTGATGTCACTATGGCGGGAGCAGGCGAAATGGCGTGCTCCCGCTTTTTTTTCGTGCGGTGTCGCCGGAAACCCGGCAAGGCGCTCCCATAGATTTTTTCAATCGGCCCGGCTTGTTCCATATGGCCAGCCTGTCCTGTTGCCTGGCCTTTTTCTCGCCTGCGAATTTCAGGAATTGCGGTTTTTGCCACAGCCGCCGTACAAGAATTGATCGTCCGGTTTATTTGTCTTTGACGCACCTTCCGTTTCCGTGCTATCAAAAATTTTTGATCAGGAGGAAGGTGTTATGGGGATCATTTCCAATGCAGTTCTTGTGGGGGACGTTCTGGGGGACGCGGCTCAAAGCTCGCCCGACGCCACCGCTTATATTCATAATGGCCGGGAAATCCGTTTCAGAGAGATGGACCTGGCGTCCGATCGTGTGGCCACAGCCCTTTTGAAGCTCGGAGTGGAAAGGGGCGACAGGGTGGCGGTGCTGGCCTTAAACCAGCCGGAATGGCTGATGGTCTATTTCGGCGCAGCCAAAATCGGCGCGGTGAC
It encodes the following:
- a CDS encoding DEAD/DEAH box helicase; the protein is MDFKDFNLNPAIAAGIAAAGYKTPTPIQSEAIPTVMSGLDLMGLAQTGTGKTAAFVLPILHALMQGSRNRPRALIISPTRELAEQTHQAIEVLGRNTRLHSVTVYGGVSINTQITKLRRGPEIIVACPGRLLDHVGRRTVDLSNVDFLVIDEADQMFDMGFLPDIRRILQQVPKKRQTMLFSATMSPEIKRLAQDVLVKPVTVKVGDTAPADTVSHARYPVSPNRKTPLLLELLRHSDMGSVLVFTRTKHRAKRLGEALARAGHRSTSIQGNLSQSQRQVAMDGFRSGRYRILVATDIAARGIDVNGISHVINYDIPATPEAYIHRIGRTGRATCTGDAFTLVTSEDASMVRAISKILDYQIERRTLPGFDYKASVRDDDVPPIPQARKPYSPSSRKPAFAASERAFQPRAEHVFQQKSERPSQPRAENAFQPRAERPSQQNRFSAGEPGRRKPVRQHAGRDFMQKY